The Zonotrichia leucophrys gambelii isolate GWCS_2022_RI chromosome 20, RI_Zleu_2.0, whole genome shotgun sequence genome contains a region encoding:
- the TP53RK gene encoding EKC/KEOPS complex subunit TP53RK, translating into MAAAQTEAGSARSVMAGAAGLAAMGDVGPVGLATAELGTAGPAADGAECGAGDAVVAEEPPAPPALPGLRLVQQGAEAHVYRGLFLGRAAVAKLRVPKRYRHPALEERLSRRRMAQEARSLLRCRRAGIPAPAVYFVDYVTNSIYLEDIVDSITVQDHIYSVQKSGNDTSGLHKLAEKMGELLARMHDEDIIHGDLTTANLLLRPPTENLDLVLIDFGLSFISGLPEDKGVDLYVLEKAFISTHPDTEAMFQALLKTYAATSKKSGPVIKKLDEVRLRGRKRSMIG; encoded by the exons ATGGCGGCGGCCCAGACGGAGGCGGGCAGTGCGCGTTCGGTCATGGCCGGAGCCGCGGGCCTTGCTGCCATGGGCGACGTGGGGCCCGTAGGCCTCGCCACGGCCGAGCTGGGGACCGCGGGCCCCGCCGCGGACGGTGCGGAGTGCGGGGCGGGCGACGCCGTGGTGGCGGAGGAGCCGCCGGCGCCGccggcgctgccggggctgcggcTGGTGCAGCAGGGCGCTGAGGCGCACGTGTACCGCGGGCTCTTCCTCGGCCGGGCCGCCGTGGCCAAGCTCCGCGTCCCGAAGCGCTACCGACACCCCGCGCTGGAGGAGCGCCTCAGCCGGCGCCGCATGGCCCAGGAGGCGCGCTCGCTGCTGCGGTGCCGGCGGGCAG GGATTCCAGCTCCAGCGGTCTACTTCGTGGATTATGTCACCAACTCCATCTATCTTGAAGATATTGTAGACTCAATTACTGTTCAGGATCATATTTATTCTGTGCAAAAGAGTGGAAATGATACCAGTGGCCTGCATAAGTTAGCAGAGAAGATGGGTGAGCTGTTAGCAAGGATGCACGATGAGGATATTATCCACGGGGACCTCACAACTGCCAATCTCCTCCTGCGGCCACCCACGGAGAACCTGGACCTGGTGTTGATAGACTTTGGACTCAGTTTTATTTCAGGCCTTCCAGAGGATAAAGGAGTTGATTTGTATGTTCTGGAAAAAGCCTTCATTAGCACTCATCCAGATACTGAAGCAATGTTCCAAGCTCTGCTAAAGACCTACGCAGCCACGTCTAAAAAATCAGGTCCTGTGATCAAAAAGCTGGATGAGGTTCGGCTAAGGGGAAGGAAGAGATCCATGATTGGGTAG